In Effusibacillus lacus, the following are encoded in one genomic region:
- the thiM gene encoding hydroxyethylthiazole kinase, whose product MSRFDAAQWLDKVRQARPLVHNITNVVVTNIAANALLALGASPVMAYAKQEVGDMARIASGLALNMGTLDDNVVEAMLIAGKAANEVGVPVVFDPVGVGATPYRNDAASIVTEELKLTVLRGNAGEISVLLGAGGAVKGVDSASTGENLPEVMRQYARKKGCVVIATGETDYVTDGDTIWSLQNGHPLLAAITGSGCMATALLGAFVGAAGRNADLRTYADACVAALTCYNIAGEIAAERVQGPGTFQAALFDALYSLDSSQINDRARITI is encoded by the coding sequence TTGAGCAGATTCGATGCGGCACAATGGCTGGACAAAGTGAGACAGGCAAGACCGCTGGTACATAACATCACCAACGTGGTGGTGACCAATATCGCAGCGAATGCACTGTTGGCCTTGGGTGCATCTCCGGTTATGGCCTACGCGAAGCAGGAAGTGGGCGATATGGCGCGGATAGCCAGCGGTTTGGCCCTGAACATGGGAACCCTTGACGACAATGTGGTGGAGGCCATGCTGATTGCAGGCAAGGCGGCCAACGAAGTGGGGGTCCCGGTTGTGTTTGATCCGGTTGGGGTAGGGGCAACGCCTTACCGGAACGATGCCGCCAGCATAGTTACGGAGGAACTGAAGCTCACCGTATTGCGCGGGAACGCTGGTGAAATCAGTGTCCTGCTGGGTGCAGGCGGTGCAGTGAAGGGGGTAGACTCCGCTTCCACAGGAGAGAACCTGCCGGAAGTCATGCGCCAATATGCCCGAAAAAAAGGCTGTGTGGTCATTGCAACCGGGGAAACCGATTACGTCACAGACGGAGACACCATTTGGTCTTTGCAAAATGGCCATCCGCTTCTGGCGGCCATTACCGGATCGGGGTGCATGGCGACCGCTCTGTTGGGAGCGTTTGTAGGAGCAGCAGGTCGCAACGCAGACTTGAGAACCTACGCAGATGCGTGTGTTGCCGCTCTGACCTGCTACAACATTGCCGGCGAGATCGCGGCCGAACGGGTACAGGGACCCGGGACCTTCCAGGCGGCTTTGTTTGACGCTCTGTATTCTTTGGACAGTTCGCAAATAAATGACAGGGCGAGGATCACAATTTAG